Part of the Paenibacillus guangzhouensis genome is shown below.
TGATTTTGACTTCCGGCATAATTTTCTTCACCATGCTGATGACTTCGATTGTCTCTTCGATATTCCAGATATAGCAGGAGAACCCGATCACCTTAGGTTGGCGGCGGAATAAGTCGGACACGATGTTCATGACTGGATCTTTGATCGTATACTCCGCGATTTCAATGTCCGGGAAGTCTTTCTCACTGAATGCTTTGAGGAAGCGCAGTGCGAGTGATGTATGAATATATTTCGCATTTAGCGTAGATAGTACGACTTTCATGGTGGTTTAACCTCGTTCTCTATTTGCAAATTTGTATTACTACTCTTATTAGAATGCTCTAATTCTATCAAATTTAGCCATTCTAGTCTTCAAACTCATAGTTCTCCTGCATCTTCTTCTCTTGGAAAAATTGCAGGAACGGCGCACCGTAATTGCGGAACTTCTGCTCCCCGACCCCTTTGATGCGGAGCATCGCTTGTTCCGTTGCCGGGCACATCTCCGCCATCTCACGCAGCGTCGCATCGTTGAAAATAATATAAGGCGGCACCTTGGCTTTCGCAGCCAAATCGCGGCGAATGAGGCGAAGCTGCTCGAATAACGTCTCGTCCAGCGAACCCGGTGCGGCTTCCGGCTGCTTGTGCACCTTCTGGAACACTTGCCGCTGTCCTTTGAGCACTTCAACCGCGAGCGGCGCGATTTTGACAACCGGATATTGGCCTTCCGCAAGCGTCAGATATCCTTCGGCAATTAGGACATTGATCAGGTCGCTGATCTCCTTGTCCGTCGATTTGCGCATCACGCCGTAGGTTGGTAGCTGGTCGAACCGGTACTGCAGCACCTTCTTGTTTGCCGATCCCCGCAATACGCCGGCAATCATCGATACGCCGAACCGTTCGCGCATCCGGTGGATGCAAGAGAAGATTTTCTGCGCTTCAATCGTAATGTCAACGAGCTCTCGTTCGTCCTTGCACGAGCTGCAGATGCCGCAAGGCTTGCGTTCACCTTGATCTTCAAAATAATCGAGGATCGCGATATTCAAGCATTTCGGTGTGTAACAGTAGTCCACCATCGTCTGCAATTTGCGATATTCATTCGATTTACGTTCGGGCGATTGCATATTCTGCTCAATTAAGAACTTCTGCGTAATGATATCTTGAGGACCGAAGAGCAGGATGCATTCGCTTGATTCGCCATCGCGTCCCGCACGGCCCGCTTCTTGGACATAGGCCTCCATATTTTTCGGCATATTGTAGTGAATGACATAACGAACGTTGGACTTATCGATCCCCATGCCGAATGCATTCGTCGCTACCATGACCCGAATGTCGTCATATATAAAAGCTTCTTGGTTATGCGCGCGATCCTCATCCGATAGTCCTGCATGATATTTGC
Proteins encoded:
- the recQ gene encoding DNA helicase RecQ, which codes for MFKQAEQALQRYYGYPTFREGQKKIIASLLEGHDTLGIMPTGGGKSICYQIPAVLYPGTTLVISPLISLMKDQVDALNEVGIPAAYINSSLTAREVNERLSAAQRGELKLLYVAPERLESDWFCQRVDSLDISCVAIDEAHCVSQWGHDFRTSYLAIAPFVRSLRTRPILAAFTATATPEVTQDMARLLELTDANLFVTGFGRDNLAMQVLRGENKRDFVMNYAQTHASQPGIIYSATRKDVDELHTAMHRKGLNVGKYHAGLSDEDRAHNQEAFIYDDIRVMVATNAFGMGIDKSNVRYVIHYNMPKNMEAYVQEAGRAGRDGESSECILLFGPQDIITQKFLIEQNMQSPERKSNEYRKLQTMVDYCYTPKCLNIAILDYFEDQGERKPCGICSSCKDERELVDITIEAQKIFSCIHRMRERFGVSMIAGVLRGSANKKVLQYRFDQLPTYGVMRKSTDKEISDLINVLIAEGYLTLAEGQYPVVKIAPLAVEVLKGQRQVFQKVHKQPEAAPGSLDETLFEQLRLIRRDLAAKAKVPPYIIFNDATLREMAEMCPATEQAMLRIKGVGEQKFRNYGAPFLQFFQEKKMQENYEFED